In bacterium, the genomic window CGGATCAAGCATGAAGAGGACTTCCTGTCCGCCAGCCTTGAAGCCTTCCAGAAAGGGAGAATTTTCGGCTATGCCGCGATGTTCAGCCGCGAGGTAGATGATCTCTTTCTGTTCTTCTTTCATGTTTCCGACATAGTCAGCCAGCGAGCGCATTTTACCTGCTTCAGTGGCGGTCGATTCAAACAGCAACAAATCAGCAATTTTCTCGCGGTTTTCAAAGTCGTTTTGCAACCCCTCTTTCAACAGGGAGCCGAACTCGGCATAGAAACTCAGATACTTGTCATAGCGCTGCAACTTCATGTCGCCTAATGTTTTAAGAATCCGCGAGGCCAGATTCTTGCGGATTTTATCCAGCTGCGGGTTTTCCTGCAGAATTTCGCGCGACACGTTCAGCGGCAGATCGGCGGCATCCACTACGCCTTTCACAAATCGCAGGTAGGACGGCAGCAGGTTTTCAAATTCGTTGCTGATAAAGACCCGCTGAACATACAGATTCAGTCGGGCCTTGGGGTCAGTGTTCATCATGTCGAACGGCTTTTTCTCAGGAATAAAAAGCAGTGCTTTGAACTCAATGGCTCCTTCGGCGCTGTAATGGATCACTTCCGCCGGATCAGTGAAGTCGTGAGAGATGTGCTTGTAAAACTCGTTATATTCTTCCGCCGTGACGTCGGTCTTCGACCGTAGCCAGATCGCTTTGCGAGTGTTGACTGTTTCTTCGCCCATCACCACCGGATGCTCCACAAAGTCTGAGAATTTTTTGACCAGCGAACGAATCCTGTATTCTTCGAGGTATTCCGCCGCATCGTCCTTGAGATGCAGCGTCACCACGGTGCCGCGTTTTTCACGGGTTCCTTCGGATACCGTGAACGAGCCCGTTCCTTCGGAGGCCCAGCAAACAGCCGGTGCGCCGTGCATGCGGGATTCGACCGTGACGCGATCGGCCACCATAAAGGAGGAATAAAACCCGACGCCGAACTGACCGATGAGCTCCGGATTATCCTTGCCTCCGGACTCCTTGAGCTGCGCCAGAAAAGCTTTGGTACCCGAATGCGCAATAGTGCCCAGATTCCGGATCAGCGAGGCCTCATCCATTCCGATGCCGTTGTCGGAAACCGTCAACGTTTTCGCCTCCTTATCAACCGCAATCGAAATCTTCCAGTCACTGTCACCATCAAGCAGGCTGGTGTCCGTCAGCGCTTCAAATCGAACCTTATCGATGGCGTCGCAGGCATTACTGATCAGTTCGCGCAGGAA contains:
- the htpG gene encoding molecular chaperone HtpG, yielding MTEKTMEFKTELSQLLHLITHSLYSHREVFLRELISNACDAIDKVRFEALTDTSLLDGDSDWKISIAVDKEAKTLTVSDNGIGMDEASLIRNLGTIAHSGTKAFLAQLKESGGKDNPELIGQFGVGFYSSFMVADRVTVESRMHGAPAVCWASEGTGSFTVSEGTREKRGTVVTLHLKDDAAEYLEEYRIRSLVKKFSDFVEHPVVMGEETVNTRKAIWLRSKTDVTAEEYNEFYKHISHDFTDPAEVIHYSAEGAIEFKALLFIPEKKPFDMMNTDPKARLNLYVQRVFISNEFENLLPSYLRFVKGVVDAADLPLNVSREILQENPQLDKIRKNLASRILKTLGDMKLQRYDKYLSFYAEFGSLLKEGLQNDFENREKIADLLLFESTATEAGKMRSLADYVGNMKEEQKEIIYLAAEHRGIAENSPFLEGFKAGGQEVLFMLDPIDEFVLPQLGEYKGKKFKAANKGDLGNADALKDEKKKFEGFLGFIGEKLAGVKEVRLTSRLKESPACLVGDEYSMSPHIEAMMRRMGQPVPPMQRVLELNPAHPVVKAVQSMYEADKENPKLGESVELLRDLAHVAEGSKVDNPAVFAARIAALMSRDLGAGG